The following is a genomic window from Neodiprion virginianus isolate iyNeoVirg1 chromosome 1, iyNeoVirg1.1, whole genome shotgun sequence.
GCTACTTGTGTGACGAATTATCGAGAGCAGATCCTCCCTCATACCAATTTGCTTTATCGTTACTTCCGGAGCCAGTTTGCGAGCTTCTGGTTCAGGCTTTGAGTGAACTTCTTCAATGATACCGGGCTGTTCCGTTTTTCCCCCGGCTTACATAGTCACTGGTTCCCCCCAGTGACGCGAGTTTGGTGTAACGAAGATCACTGACAATGAAACCCCTGAACGGCGGGATTCGCTGAATTGGTCACTCCGAAGACGCGATCTCTGCAGGTACCGTTTGCCCCGTTGATGCACTCAACTATTAATATACACACTTCGACCTTCGTTATTTATCCCCAGTTCTCTTCAGCTTCTTACTAGTGTTCTACACCTACGGGACACCGTCGCTGGTATCGTCTGACTCTTTCCAGTGATTTAACCGGAGAAGAGCAACTACGAAATGAGTCAATATTCGAGAGGAAATAGTCGGAAGCTGTTCTTGTTTACTTGGCTCGCTTATTTCACTGATATCGTCTTATCGACCGTCCACCGCAGCTGTGTATTCTCCGTCGAGCTCTAACCCTGGACTGTTCCGCGCGTCGCCCGTTTCTCCTTTTAGCATCGACCCGGTCGAAAGCCACTCCTCCTCCACCCCTCCTGCCTTGCGTTCCATTATTGGTTGAGTCGTCTGCGCAACTGGCGACGCGGCATCCATGAAAACTTGAACGGTTTATCTCTCGGCTTAGATTACGACTGAATACGGATAACCGCAAACGGGAAGACGGAACGCCGACGGTAGTTGGCTAAATTTTGGCCTTGGTGCGAAACGCGAATATTGGAATCGAGGTTCATCGGAAGGAACGTCGAGGAGTCATggttgcaataaattattagcTCGTCCGGATTTGCGAAAGCTGATTTCCACCGATGAGACAGCTTCCAAGTACGTCGGGAAGTTTATGTTTTGAAAGAGGATTCACTCGTTTGTCACGCAGCTTCAACCTCTTTCCTACCCCAAAGAAATGGTATAAGGGCGTGACAGATCTGGTGCAACCGAAATTgctcaaaaaaattgtttaatttgATTGCCGCGATCGGGCatcgaaaaaatgtattacaaTATTGGATTCTGGTCATGTCATCGGCGGCAGACCGCCATATGCTTTTATCGTGGCGGTTTGTTTGTTGGCGCCACCAGCTCAACAACCTTTGTCCGGCTGTTTTGTCCCGAGATCGAACGAAGGTCCGCCACCATTCGAAATTCATGCCTCGCTGCCTGGTCAAGGTATAAAAGAAAACGTGTACAGTACACGTGACTTGGTAATTACGTATGCGACGAAAGCTTAAGCACATTCACCGGTCGGCCGGCAGGATGGTTCGTTGAATCACCTGTCGTCGGACATACTGCAACGTTGTTGTACTCCAGGAATACTTTCACGAAAGTACCTATAGGTTCACTAGATGGTTggtgaattgaattttcaaattatcaagTCTCCGTATTGACGAAATCCACACGCGGTATAACCACACGATTTCCAGAGTTGTTTGCCAACGTGGTTATAATGTTTGAACATTTATTCACGCCAATGCGGTATCGAAGCCACCTATTCAACAAACGTggtttatttcaataatatggTTTTGATTATTCACATTTCCCGCAAGTAAACATTATCACGGTTTATTTCGAAGGCAAATTTATCACAGCGTTATTTGACTTCTTATTCAAATCTATTAATCGCAGCTCGTTTTCATTACACAGGCAATACATTTTCAGTCTCCTAAACTCATGTTTAGAGACCTTCCAAAAATTGGCTAGTGCTGTAATAcacaaattaatttatcttcACTTTCGAACCCAAGTAACTATAACGGAGAGGTATAATTTCCGAGAGAATGATGTGGCGTGCAACTCCTCTGCGATGGATTGATCGGTAGTTACGCCGGTTAACAATCCATGCATCGCGTCGGAATTTCGTTGCGAAATTAATAACATTCAGGTGCATGTGTGACGGggatatatatgtgtaaatgCGTTAAGAAAATTTGCGCTGTCTCTATTACTAATGGAATACGGCAACCTTGTATAATCCTGCCAGTTTAAGTCATCATTCTTGCACCGAGCTCTGCATCCAACTCAAGTATCATCCATAACTACCGATTCCTCTTCCAAGTGTCACATGGATCACGTGAACCGATATACAGATGAAGAGTAACGGGTCAATGGTATAAGTAACCCCTTTTTCAAGAGGTCTACCGAATcgtaatactttttttcatcagcaGCCTTAATCACACTGTATCCACTGGTAGCGATAACTCCTATACCGATAAGGCGAAAGGATAACAGAGGCTATCGAGTGGCTGgttacgaaaatttaaaaattttattcgcagAACGTAAATCTTGCGTTTTGGAGCAGCACCTTTTTCAAGCACTGATATAACGGGTGCACTCCTTTTATACctgacaaaagaaaaataccaatTGACGCAGATACTGGATGCAGTCTAGGTTGAAGATTCATCCTGTATCACGTGACTCGTTGATAGTGTTGTTTACGCATCTACGCGTGGCTGGCATAATCAACTGCGCGTAGCGCGACGGCGCACGTTTGGAAGAGAACCATTGCGGTTAGTAGACGTATGCCGTCGACGGTAGGACGTGTTGGTTTATAAATAGACGTAGCGTCCAAACGAATGTTGCATGTGACCGATGGTGGGACGTCTGAAGCACTTCGCGATTGAGAGTAGCTCTTTAATCTATATCCGAGAAAGGATAAGCCTCACGTAAGCAATGGGGAGCGTGAAAAAAACCAGTTTATCTGGTTTGCAGGATTGCAGGCAACGTCGGAATTACAGGGCAGAATACCGAGAGAGGGGAGAATAGAACTTCATCTTCCAACGGTTTCTACAGGCATTCGTTGCCGCTGGCTTCAGTACGGTGAGGATCGCGCGGTCGTGTGGCTATAGTGGGGCGTTAAGTCCCACAATAGTGTTACGTAAGTTACTCCGACAGTTGTTATTTTTAGACATTGGATTGATAAATCGACGGTGGGCATTCAGAGCTTTCGAAATGATTGGTGTTCTTGGAGCGGTGGAGATGCTCTGCGCTCTCGCAGCCATCCTAACCGGTATCTGGTACTACCTCGTGGGAAACTACGGCTTCTGGAAGGAGCGTGGAGTCCCAGGACCAGAACCCAGGCTACTTTTTGGAAACATAAAGGACATCATGCTCGTAAGAGATTCCTTCGGGGAGTCGTTGAAGAAAATGTGCGATCAATTCCCTGGTGCACCTTTGGTGGGTATATACGCCCGTCGCACGCCCGTGCTGCTCGTGCGTGACCCTGAACTCGTCAAGGACGTGATGATCAAAGACTTTTCGACGTTCTCGGAGAGGGGCAATCCTATGCACGAGAAAATAGAACCGCTCGCTGCGCATCTTTTCAATCTAGAAACTAAAAGATGGAGATCCCTTCGTCCCAAATTGTCGCCATTATTTACCACGGGTAAAATGAAGCATATGTTTGCCCTGATATTGGAGTGTGCGGACTATTTTGAGAAGTATATCCATATCCTCGCCGAGAAGGGTGAGCCCATTGATTGCCGCGAAATCACTGCCAAGTTCACCACGGACGTGATCGGCAGCTGTGCTTTCGGCCTGCAGATGAATGCCATCGGCGACGAAGACAGCGAGTTTAGGAAAATGGGAAGAAAAGTATTTGAGGTTAGCTTGAAAGCAAGGATCTTGCAGATAATGCGCATGGCAGCACCTTGGCTCTATGAATTAATAGGAATATCAGCACTGCCTCTTGATGTGCAGCAGTTCTTCATGTCGTCAATGAAGGAAACGATAGattatcgaatgaaaaatgactttCGCAGAGGAGACCTAGTTGACATGCTAATAGAGATAAAAAACAATCCGGAAAAATTAGATTTCGGTGAGCATATTAAGCGCAATCTGAATCATCGTTATATTAACGTCACACatagaaatgaaatggaatcgGAATATCAAGCGGACAATATAGCACCTTATTCTCGACCAATTATTATCGTTCATTTATAATCGCTGTCCTGCTATCACGGTTTTCAAAACTATCTGTACACCTATAATTCCCGATATGTTGACAAAGAATCACCCGATTGCCACTTGTTATCATACGCAGTATTTCTGTATTGTTGACACTTCTATCTGATACCTATTAATCTCATTGTACAAAGTACTTATGAACTCGATAAGTTTACGGACAATTTCTTTCCAACATGTTTTGATCGCTAACCGACCGTACGAGGCGATTGAAAAAGTCGATTACTCAAAGATATTATTCTGTAAAAACAATTCTAGGTCTACGAATTAAAACACTGCCTCAGGAAAACCGCAAGAGTAATAATTATGACGTCATCATCGGGCATTTGATGCCAGGGTAAAAGAAATATCGATTTTATTACAGAGCTCACTGATGCGCTAATTACTGCTCAGGCCTTCGTGTTTTTTCTTGCCGGCTTCGAGACTTCGTCAACGACGATCAGCCATGCTTTACTAGAACTCGCCCAATACCAAGATATACAGGACAGACTAcgcaaagaaataaaagaatcaCTCAAGGCAAACAATCACAGTGTTACATACGACAGTGTGAAGGAAATGAAGTACTTGGACATGGTATTCCAAGGTACTGcttatattaaattttcgcagaTGAGAGTGACGACAGTGGATTGACTGTAAGGATGAAAAACGTGATTGATGTTTTGTTTCAGAAACGCTTAGGCTCAGACCGCCGGTTGTGTTTCACATGCGAAAAGCAGTGACCGACTATACGTTTAGAGGCACGAACGTAACGATTCCAAAAGGACAGAGGGTCTGGATTCCAGTATGGGATATCCATCAGAACCCAGAGTACTACCCAAAACCAGAAGTCTTTGACCCGGAACGCTTTACTGATGACATGCGTCAGGCCAGACACCCAATGACGTATCTACCTTTTGGCGACGGACCAAGGAACTGCATcggtatcaatttttgttcgaCATTTAAATGATGATCACTGGTCTCGAGCTTCTtctcacaaaaatttaccgtcATAATACTTAACGCTTATTACAGGTGCGCGCTTCGCTGTCTATCAAACGAAATTGGGCTTGATCAAGGTATTGTCAAACTTCAAAGTCGACGTCTGCGATAAAACTTATATTCCATACAAACCTGACCCTAAATCGTTCCTGTTGGCACCCATTGGAGGTGTATACCTTCAATTCTCCAAGGTTAATTAGATTGACCGAACAGTGTCGAGGATcctttttttaacgaaaattttctaGCTGCTATTTAACtggtttattattatcaaattttgttaATACGTGATTCTGATGTGATTAATATTGattgtttcaataaaaattgatcattttaCTTGTATGTTTGATTCGTGATACTCGTGATACCTATGACCTTGCAATCCTATAGCATACTActgtgaaatatttccaacCAACGTAAATGAACTTTTATGCAGGGTAAGGTGCGGCGTTGAGCAGTTGGCATTTCCATAGTCACGCAGACTCTCATGGCGCATCAGTGATATGTATTTTGGAACCAAAGACTTTTCTCACACAGCTGCGATTCAGGCACTGTTTCCAAGCAGTGAAGAATTTAAATTCTACTGTTGCTAGTACCATAAAAAACAGTTATAGAAACGCGTTTACTTCGTTCTTCTTTCCGTATTTGTCAAGTACAGTCAGTTAGTATGTTTCAGTAATAGCTTATGACTCTTTGATTGCGCAGAAAGATTTTACCTTGTTATCTGAGGATCCTGCATTTTCTTCTATCATGACAACTCTATTTGATCAGCGCAATAATTATAAGAATAACATTTTCTCGGTGTGTGCTTTTGTTATTTCGTTTGAACGGGGAGATATGCAAATAATTAAACCTTCAGCAGCAGACTATCACCAATCTATGTGTCTGATTACTGACGCGAAAGATGATTCAAGTCAGTCGtaatttgattgaataaaGATTACGCGTAGTATTcatgattatttatattacaacCCGTCTTGAGTTTGTATCAAGTTTATCAATgcaattgaattaattattcccTACACAAATCAGGTATAGACAAAATTTGGATTGTACTATCGGAAATGTATGAGTCTcacaatgaaatataataactTCAGCAGTGGAATAAATTGCAATGTGTGATAAGTTGACGACGAATCATTTATTTCCCATTCGATGTTATCATACGTAGTATTACTGCGTTATTTACACTTCCATCTATTCTCTGATCAGATCACAATGTTGCCGCAATATCATCCTTCGAACACCTAGTAAACATCTTCCAAGACTTCCACTACTTCCAGTCATTGATAAATAAACTAAAACATGTCATCAAAACGCTGTGAGGATAAAAGTTATAACCTCATTATCGCGTGTCCGATGTGAGTATAACAGGAGTATCGATTCAATCATAGAGCTGACCGACGTCTTAATTGCTGCTCAAgcctttgtatttttcattactggCTTTAACAATTCTTCAGCTACAATCAGACACTCTTTATTGGAACTCGCGCAGTGCCAGGATGTGAAAGATAGACTAGAGATAGATAAGAAATAGAAGAATCCCCTGAGGCAAATAATGGCATCGTGACTTACGACAGTGTGACTGAAATGAAGTAACTTTGGACATGGTGTTTCGAGGTACTGCTTAAGGCTCCTCGACAACAGTGCATGGACTGTAAAAGTGAACGATACGATTGTCGACTCGATTCAGAAATACTTAGGCCGAGTCTACCGAATGTTTTCTTATTCGACGAGCATCTGCGGACTATACTTTTACAAGCATCACGATTCCGAAAGGATAGCGGGTGTGGATCCCAGTCTGGGATATTTACCAGAACACAAAATATTATCCAAAACCAACAGTCTTCGATCCCGAACGGTTCACGAATGAGATGCTCAAAGCCAGGCACCCAATGACATATCTACCATTTGGCGATGGACCGAGTAATTGCATCGGTAACATCTATAGTTCTACATTCGTTGTTAGATGGCGGTTCGTGTTATATAACTTTCTATTCACGattgaaataatcaatatGCTGCTTGATGCTTGTTACAGGTGCACGCTTTGGCATCGTTCAAACAAAATTGGGACTGATAAAGATATTACGAAAGTATAAAGTTGAGGTATGCAGTAAAACTTGCGTTCCCTACAAGCCTGATCCTGGCTCTCTGCTACTCTCACCTGTTGGAGGAGTACACCTTAAATTCTCcaaaatcgtttaaatcgaataaaaattattttgattgtCGTCACTTATCTGCACAAGATGACGTTAATTATCGTGTGATTTGATAGATTATAACTATAGCGTTATTTTTAGTCTTTTACTATGTTATTCTCCATGTGTAGATCGCATTTATCATTAGATTATTAGTTTTAACAAGTTgaattacattaattttgcgCTACATGTTTTTCTTACGTGATGCGTGCAAAAGTAGcaactccattttttttctaataaatattaatgaCTCCTCAATTCACTACAAGATTGGGATGGCAAGCTAGTTCTACCTGGTTACCGTACTGATCAAACAAACGGTAGCAGTAGTTATTGATCTCATCTATAATGCAGTCGGTCTTGTAGTGCATATTTTGCAGAGAATTCAACATCTATGCTTACAAACATTGATAGATTAACTACATGTTACTATGTAAATCAGGGAGTAGctgtttgaaaagaaa
Proteins encoded in this region:
- the LOC124296699 gene encoding cytochrome P450 6A1-like isoform X1, with product MIGVLGAVEMLCALAAILTGIWYYLVGNYGFWKERGVPGPEPRLLFGNIKDIMLVRDSFGESLKKMCDQFPGAPLVGIYARRTPVLLVRDPELVKDVMIKDFSTFSERGNPMHEKIEPLAAHLFNLETKRWRSLRPKLSPLFTTGKMKHMFALILECADYFEKYIHILAEKGEPIDCREITAKFTTDVIGSCAFGLQMNAIGDEDSEFRKMGRKVFEVSLKARILQIMRMAAPWLYELIGISALPLDVQQFFMSSMKETIDYRMKNDFRRGDLVDMLIEIKNNPEKLDFELTDALITAQAFVFFLAGFETSSTTISHALLELAQYQDIQDRLRKEIKESLKANNHSVTYDSVKEMKYLDMVFQETLRLRPPVVFHMRKAVTDYTFRGTNVTIPKGQRVWIPVWDIHQNPEYYPKPEVFDPERFTDDMRQARHPMTYLPFGDGPRNCIGARFAVYQTKLGLIKVLSNFKVDVCDKTYIPYKPDPKSFLLAPIGGVYLQFSKVN
- the LOC124296699 gene encoding cytochrome P450 6j1-like isoform X2 encodes the protein MIGVLGAVEMLCALAAILTGIWYYLVGNYGFWKERGVPGPEPRLLFGNIKDIMLVRDSFGESLKKMCDQFPGAPLVGIYARRTPVLLVRDPELVKDVMIKDFSTFSERGNPMHEKIEPLAAHLFNLETKRWRSLRPKLSPLFTTGKMKHMFALILECADYFEKYIHILAEKGEPIDCREITAKFTTDVIGSCAFGLQMNAIGDEDSEFRKMGRKVFEVSLKARILQIMRMAAPWLYELIGISALPLDVQQFFMSSMKETIDYRMKNDFRRGDLVDMLIEIKNNPEKLDFETLRLRPPVVFHMRKAVTDYTFRGTNVTIPKGQRVWIPVWDIHQNPEYYPKPEVFDPERFTDDMRQARHPMTYLPFGDGPRNCIGARFAVYQTKLGLIKVLSNFKVDVCDKTYIPYKPDPKSFLLAPIGGVYLQFSKVN